A DNA window from Chloroflexota bacterium contains the following coding sequences:
- the truA gene encoding tRNA pseudouridine(38-40) synthase TruA — MALYQAILAYDGSGFVGFQRQAQGRTVQGEVEKALQRLGWSERAILYAGRTDSGVHARGQVIAFHLAWQHPAEALQKALNAHLPPDVAVQAVRPAPADFHPRYAAVARRYVYYLYAAPTREPFWRRYAWRVWPAPVLEKLQQAAALFPGRKDFAALGTPPNPHGTTVRTVHKAAWVQLGPRAWAFDVVADAFLYRMVRRMVALQVAVAQGRMAFAALQAALESPPANPLQGLAPPQGLFLEAVCYDASDLRQTLTAVPRWLGGTP, encoded by the coding sequence ATGGCACTTTACCAGGCCATCCTTGCATACGACGGCAGCGGCTTCGTTGGCTTCCAGCGACAGGCGCAGGGTCGCACGGTGCAGGGTGAAGTTGAAAAGGCATTGCAGCGGCTGGGGTGGTCTGAACGGGCCATCCTTTACGCCGGGCGCACCGACAGCGGCGTGCATGCGCGCGGGCAGGTGATTGCATTCCACCTGGCGTGGCAGCATCCGGCAGAGGCGTTGCAGAAAGCCCTTAACGCTCACCTGCCTCCTGATGTGGCTGTGCAAGCGGTGCGTCCTGCCCCCGCAGATTTCCATCCCCGTTACGCTGCGGTGGCACGGCGCTATGTGTACTATCTCTATGCGGCGCCGACGCGAGAGCCGTTCTGGCGGCGATATGCCTGGCGGGTGTGGCCTGCCCCGGTGCTGGAAAAGTTGCAGCAGGCAGCGGCCCTTTTCCCCGGGCGGAAGGATTTTGCCGCCCTGGGCACACCGCCCAACCCTCACGGCACGACGGTGCGCACCGTGCACAAAGCCGCCTGGGTGCAATTGGGGCCGCGTGCATGGGCCTTCGATGTGGTGGCCGATGCCTTCCTGTATCGGATGGTGCGGCGCATGGTGGCCTTGCAGGTCGCCGTAGCGCAGGGGCGCATGGCTTTCGCTGCCTTGCAAGCGGCGCTGGAAAGCCCCCCGGCCAACCCCCTGCAGGGCCTGGCCCCGCCGCAAGGGCTGTTTCTGGAAGCCGTATGCTACGATGCTTCCGACCTGCGGCAGACGCTTACGGCTGTGCCCCGTTGGCTGGGTGGAACGCCCTGA
- a CDS encoding 50S ribosomal protein L13: MKTYYPKPAEITREWVLVDANDQTLGRLATRVAAILLGKNKPNYTPGVDNGDYVVVVNAERVRVTGRKLDQKKYYRHSGYPGGLREVSLREQLKRYPERVIRSAVWGMLPKNAYGRKLLKKLKVYAGPDHPHEAQKPRRIEL, translated from the coding sequence GTGAAAACTTATTATCCGAAACCCGCTGAAATTACCCGCGAATGGGTGTTGGTGGATGCCAACGACCAGACGCTGGGGCGGTTGGCTACCCGTGTGGCGGCTATCCTTTTGGGCAAGAACAAGCCCAACTACACCCCCGGCGTCGACAACGGCGACTATGTCGTGGTCGTCAACGCCGAGCGCGTGCGGGTCACGGGCCGGAAACTGGACCAGAAGAAGTATTACCGGCATTCGGGCTACCCCGGTGGCCTGCGTGAAGTGTCCCTGCGCGAGCAACTCAAGCGCTACCCGGAGCGCGTCATCCGCTCGGCGGTGTGGGGCATGTTGCCTAAAAACGCATATGGCCGCAAACTGCTCAAGAAACTCAAGGTCTATGCTGGCCCTGACCATCCCCATGAGGCGCAGAAGCCCCGCCGGATCGAACTGTAA
- a CDS encoding nucleoside triphosphate pyrophosphohydrolase gives MPSLTLLGLGPGNPNQLTREAWDVLASAGEIYLRTAKHPTVAAFPSDWVVHSFDHLYEEAETFEAVYAAIVEQVLELAQRPEGVVYAVPGHPFVAEITGRELARRAREEGIPLQVVEGLSFLEPTFRALGRDAFPHTALVDALELAVLHVPPFPPSAPALVAQIYDRTIASEAKLTLMATYADEHEVALVHAAGTPQESVRWVPLYEIDRDPDIGLLTTLYVPPRSPEAAFEAFQEVVARLRAPDGCPWDRKQTHRSLRRYFLEEVHEALEAIDAEAWDHLAEELGDVLLQILLHAQIAAEEGEFTMTDVLEGIHRKMVRRHPHVFGEVQVADADEVVRNWQAIKAQEAGRKPPESVLDGIPKGLPALMEAEKIQDKVVAVGFDWPDIQGVWDKLAEELQEVREAETPEAQEDEIGDVLFVVSNLARWLGVNAELALRKANARFRRRFAVIEQAARDRGQPVEALTLDEMEAAWQRAKAAEKEKRG, from the coding sequence ATGCCATCTCTTACCCTGTTGGGGCTGGGCCCCGGCAACCCTAACCAATTGACCCGCGAGGCCTGGGATGTGTTGGCTTCGGCCGGGGAAATTTACCTCCGCACCGCGAAACACCCCACGGTGGCGGCCTTCCCAAGTGATTGGGTGGTGCATTCTTTTGACCACCTGTATGAGGAGGCTGAAACTTTCGAGGCGGTGTACGCGGCTATTGTGGAACAGGTGCTGGAACTGGCGCAGCGCCCAGAGGGCGTGGTTTATGCCGTGCCCGGCCACCCCTTTGTGGCCGAAATCACCGGGCGGGAACTCGCCCGCCGTGCCCGCGAGGAAGGCATCCCCCTGCAGGTGGTGGAGGGGTTGAGTTTTCTGGAACCCACCTTCCGGGCCTTGGGGCGCGACGCTTTCCCTCACACTGCCCTCGTGGATGCGCTGGAACTGGCGGTGCTTCATGTACCGCCCTTTCCCCCTTCGGCCCCGGCGCTGGTTGCCCAGATTTACGACCGCACCATTGCTTCGGAGGCCAAACTGACCCTGATGGCGACCTATGCCGACGAGCACGAGGTGGCGCTGGTGCATGCCGCGGGCACGCCGCAGGAAAGCGTCCGCTGGGTGCCGCTGTACGAAATCGATCGCGACCCTGACATTGGCCTGCTGACCACCCTTTACGTGCCGCCTCGCAGTCCGGAAGCCGCTTTCGAGGCTTTCCAGGAGGTGGTCGCCCGCCTGCGCGCCCCCGATGGCTGCCCCTGGGACCGCAAGCAGACCCACCGCAGCCTGCGCCGCTATTTCCTGGAAGAGGTGCACGAGGCGCTGGAAGCCATCGACGCGGAAGCGTGGGACCACCTGGCCGAGGAACTCGGCGATGTGTTGCTGCAAATTTTGCTGCACGCCCAGATTGCCGCCGAAGAAGGCGAGTTTACTATGACCGATGTGCTGGAAGGCATCCATCGCAAGATGGTGCGGCGGCACCCTCATGTGTTTGGTGAAGTGCAGGTGGCCGATGCTGACGAGGTGGTGCGCAACTGGCAGGCCATCAAAGCGCAGGAAGCGGGGCGCAAACCGCCGGAAAGCGTGTTGGATGGCATTCCCAAGGGGCTGCCCGCGCTCATGGAGGCGGAAAAAATTCAGGATAAGGTGGTTGCAGTGGGTTTCGACTGGCCCGACATTCAAGGCGTGTGGGATAAACTGGCTGAGGAATTGCAAGAAGTGCGGGAAGCCGAGACACCCGAGGCGCAGGAAGATGAAATCGGGGACGTGCTCTTCGTGGTCTCGAACCTGGCCCGCTGGTTGGGGGTAAATGCGGAACTGGCATTGCGGAAGGCCAACGCCCGCTTCAGGCGGCGGTTTGCCGTCATTGAGCAGGCCGCGCGCGACCGCGGCCAGCCTGTGGAGGCGCTGACGCTGGACGAGATGGAGGCCGCGTGGCAGCGCGCCAAAGCAGCCGAGAAAGAGAAGCGGGGCTAA
- a CDS encoding LysM peptidoglycan-binding domain-containing protein, translated as MGKTAGHSSPRLARWFDSHTLLRCFMSEENQNTPPASPDPTPQEPASQENAAQAPQPQQPTSQEPTPVTPPTAAAAAPPSEPPQQAWLPFLLGALSVVFVVVGVVLVLAFLGQGRSIPLLSKPTATPTATLTPTPMPTDTPTPTPTLTPTITPSPTPTFTPTPSAPFKYTVQEGDSLVGIAKKFNADLVTLMLLNNLNNTSTIYVGQPLTIPAPNTKRPTPTPLPTFMPRGFKIQYFVLPGDTLEGIAAKFNSTVDAIVKANDTLEKATDPIYVGQILIVPVNLVTPRPTQPATATPTPTP; from the coding sequence CACCCTTCTGAGGTGCTTTATGAGTGAAGAAAACCAAAACACGCCTCCGGCCTCGCCGGACCCTACCCCCCAAGAGCCTGCCAGCCAGGAAAACGCAGCGCAGGCCCCTCAACCACAACAGCCCACATCGCAGGAACCCACACCGGTCACCCCACCCACGGCCGCAGCCGCCGCGCCCCCTTCCGAGCCGCCCCAACAAGCGTGGCTGCCTTTCCTCTTAGGGGCGCTTTCGGTGGTCTTCGTCGTTGTCGGTGTCGTGCTGGTGCTGGCCTTCCTTGGCCAAGGGCGCAGCATTCCCTTGCTGAGCAAACCCACAGCCACGCCGACGGCTACTCTGACCCCCACGCCGATGCCCACCGACACCCCCACGCCAACGCCTACCCTGACGCCGACCATCACCCCTTCGCCGACGCCGACGTTCACCCCCACTCCCTCGGCACCGTTCAAATACACCGTGCAGGAAGGCGATAGCCTGGTGGGGATTGCCAAGAAATTCAACGCCGACCTCGTGACACTGATGCTGCTCAACAACCTCAACAACACCAGCACCATTTATGTCGGCCAGCCCCTGACCATCCCTGCCCCCAACACCAAGCGCCCCACCCCCACACCGCTGCCCACTTTCATGCCGCGGGGCTTCAAGATTCAATATTTCGTGTTGCCGGGCGACACGCTGGAAGGTATCGCGGCGAAATTCAATTCCACCGTCGACGCCATCGTCAAAGCCAACGACACGCTGGAAAAAGCCACCGACCCGATTTATGTCGGCCAAATTCTCATCGTGCCGGTCAATCTGGTGACACCGCGCCCCACCCAGCCTGCCACGGCTACACCAACGCCAACACCCTGA
- a CDS encoding 30S ribosomal protein S9 produces the protein MAVRYYEGVGRRKEATARVRIMEGSGKFIVNGKTVEEYFPRVGDLDNVLLPFTVLGEPRDKYDVTVLVKGGGVSGQVGAVRLGLARAFVKFNEEFGPALKKKGLLSRDPRVKERKKPGLKRARKAPTYTKR, from the coding sequence ATGGCTGTTCGCTATTACGAAGGTGTTGGACGCCGCAAGGAAGCCACCGCGCGCGTGCGTATTATGGAAGGCTCGGGCAAGTTCATTGTCAACGGTAAGACGGTGGAGGAGTATTTCCCCCGCGTAGGTGACCTTGACAACGTGCTCTTGCCTTTTACCGTGCTGGGTGAGCCGCGTGATAAGTACGACGTCACGGTGCTGGTCAAGGGCGGCGGGGTGAGTGGTCAGGTGGGCGCTGTGCGTCTGGGCCTGGCCCGCGCTTTTGTCAAGTTCAACGAGGAATTTGGCCCCGCGCTGAAGAAAAAGGGGTTGCTCTCGCGCGACCCGCGTGTCAAAGAGCGCAAAAAGCCCGGCCTCAAGCGCGCCCGCAAGGCCCCGACTTACACCAAGCGCTAA